gtgttaccaaattggtgttatggaaaagacgagtcctgggcggcattggtggatctttggtgtgatgaggctggagcctgggcggctatgagagtcaaaaacaaggctaaccgagggaaggagggagtacatgctcagggaaaccgaaaccactatctccacaaggcagttaatgtatgactaaccccattaaacattcttcttcttctatttaccATTACTTTCTTATGTATGACTAACCTCTGTTTGGTGGTGCAGGAGGAGAAACTGAAGCGGTCGCTGTCACACATGCAGGCGTGGGAGATCGCCCATACGCGGAAGGACCCCAAGCCTGGCGAGCCCAAGTACTACGGCAAGAAGACCGCGCATAGGAAGAAGGCCTACTCCGATGGGTATCTGGCGTTACATCCTGACACACCTGACCCCATTGCGGCGGATCTGGACGAAAGGGTGGTGGTGGGCATGGGGCCGAAGGAGCACGGTCGGGAGGCGGTTCTCGATGCTGTGATCACTCCTACTATCTCCTACACACAGCTCCGTCGGATCGACCCGACCCTGAGCCAGCGCACGAGCACGCCCATGAGCAGTGCACCGTCACTGTCCCTCTTTCAGGAGCAGCAAACTGTAAGTATTTTCCCTTTTATCTTCATTGCTCACTTTATTTTCCGCATTTAGTAGTTTTATGAGTCTCATCATGTCATACTATAGGCCTACATGGAGTACACACGccaggagaccatggcgtggcacgaccgccttcatgcataccatcagcagagggatcgccagatgcagcacgcttttcaggaaatggcgg
This sequence is a window from Aegilops tauschii subsp. strangulata cultivar AL8/78 chromosome 7, Aet v6.0, whole genome shotgun sequence. Protein-coding genes within it:
- the LOC141027360 gene encoding uncharacterized protein, with translation MTKEDARRMGITLERDEFLKVLPNWCYGKDESWAALVDLWCDEAGAWAAMRVKNKANRGKEGVHAQGNRNHYLHKAVNAWEIAHTRKDPKPGEPKYYGKKTAHRKKAYSDGYLALHPDTPDPIAADLDERVVVGMGPKEHGREAVLDAVITPTISYTQLRRIDPTLSQRTSTPMSSAPSLSLFQEQQTAYMEYTRQETMAWHDRLHAYHQQRDRQMQHAFQEMAAGKCPQWPSAEGPPAQPTLLTFEEFVAQNAGPSPVSSSPIYSLKAYHAFQHSHISR